A genomic segment from Dechloromonas denitrificans encodes:
- the dnaK gene encoding molecular chaperone DnaK, with amino-acid sequence MGKIIGIDLGTTNSCVAIMEGGQPKVIENAEGARTTPSIIGYAEDGEILSGAPAKRQAVTNPKNTLYAVKRLIGRRFEEKEVQKDISLMPYSIVKADNGDAWVSVRDKKIAPQQVSAEVLRKMKKTAEDYLGEEVTEAVITVPAYFNDSQRQATKDAGRIAGLEVKRIINEPTAAALAFGMDKAAGKDRKIAVYDLGGGTFDISIIEIANVDGEKQFEVLATNGDTFLGGEDFDQRLIDYIIEEFKKESGVNLKADVLALQRLKEAAEKAKIELSSSQQTEVNLPYITADASGPKHLALKITRAKFESLVDELVERTVAPCVTALKDAGCKIGDIDDVILVGGQSRMPKVQEKVKEIFGREPRKDVNPDEAVAVGAAIQGGVLQGEVKDVLLLDVTPLSLGIETLGGIMTKLIQKNTTIPTKASQVFSTADDSQSAVTIHVLQGEREVASGNKSLGQFNLEGIPPAPRGTPQIEVIFDIDANGIMHVTAKDKATGKENKITIKANSGLSEEEIQRMVKDAELHAEEDKKVHELADARNQADGMVHMVKKSLTEYGDKLDAAEKEAIEKAIKDVEDVLRDGDKEVITAKTEALSAAAQKLGEKMYAQQQAEAGAAGAAGGAAGAQPQGEKTVEGDVVDAEFTEVNKDKKA; translated from the coding sequence ATGGGCAAAATCATTGGTATTGACCTTGGCACCACCAACAGCTGCGTTGCCATCATGGAAGGCGGCCAGCCGAAAGTCATCGAAAACGCCGAAGGCGCACGCACCACCCCGTCGATCATCGGCTACGCCGAAGATGGCGAAATCCTGTCCGGTGCTCCGGCCAAGCGTCAGGCCGTGACCAATCCGAAAAACACGCTCTACGCCGTCAAGCGCCTGATCGGTCGCCGCTTCGAAGAAAAGGAAGTGCAGAAGGACATCAGCCTGATGCCGTACAGCATCGTCAAGGCCGACAACGGTGACGCCTGGGTTTCCGTCCGTGACAAGAAGATCGCCCCGCAACAGGTGTCCGCCGAAGTGCTGCGCAAGATGAAGAAGACCGCCGAAGACTACCTCGGCGAAGAAGTGACCGAAGCGGTCATCACCGTACCGGCCTACTTCAACGACAGCCAGCGCCAGGCCACCAAGGACGCCGGCCGCATCGCTGGCCTGGAAGTCAAACGCATCATCAACGAGCCGACTGCTGCTGCACTGGCTTTCGGTATGGACAAGGCCGCCGGCAAGGATCGCAAGATCGCCGTATACGACCTCGGCGGCGGCACCTTCGACATCTCGATCATCGAAATCGCCAATGTCGACGGTGAAAAGCAGTTCGAAGTGCTGGCCACCAACGGTGACACCTTCCTCGGCGGCGAAGACTTCGACCAGCGCCTGATCGACTACATCATCGAGGAATTCAAGAAGGAATCCGGCGTCAACCTCAAGGCTGACGTGCTGGCCCTGCAGCGCCTCAAGGAAGCCGCTGAAAAGGCCAAGATCGAGCTGTCTTCCAGCCAGCAGACCGAAGTCAACCTGCCCTACATCACCGCCGATGCTTCCGGTCCGAAGCACCTGGCACTGAAGATCACCCGTGCCAAGTTCGAATCGCTGGTCGACGAATTGGTCGAGCGTACCGTCGCCCCTTGCGTCACCGCTCTGAAGGACGCCGGCTGCAAGATCGGTGATATCGACGACGTGATCCTGGTCGGCGGTCAATCACGCATGCCGAAGGTGCAGGAGAAGGTTAAGGAAATCTTCGGTCGCGAACCGCGCAAGGACGTGAACCCGGACGAAGCCGTTGCCGTTGGCGCAGCCATCCAGGGCGGCGTGCTGCAAGGTGAAGTCAAGGACGTGCTGCTGCTCGACGTTACCCCGCTCTCCCTCGGTATCGAAACCCTGGGCGGCATCATGACCAAGCTGATCCAGAAGAACACGACGATCCCGACCAAGGCGTCGCAAGTCTTCTCGACCGCCGACGACAGCCAGTCCGCCGTAACCATCCACGTGCTGCAGGGTGAGCGCGAAGTGGCTTCCGGCAACAAGAGCCTCGGCCAGTTCAACCTCGAAGGCATCCCGCCGGCACCGCGCGGCACGCCGCAGATCGAAGTCATCTTCGACATCGACGCCAACGGCATCATGCACGTCACCGCCAAGGACAAGGCCACCGGCAAGGAAAACAAAATCACCATCAAGGCTAACTCCGGCCTGAGCGAAGAAGAAATTCAGCGCATGGTGAAGGATGCCGAACTGCACGCCGAGGAAGACAAGAAGGTGCACGAGCTGGCCGATGCCCGCAACCAGGCTGACGGCATGGTGCACATGGTCAAGAAGTCGCTGACCGAGTACGGCGACAAGCTCGATGCGGCCGAGAAGGAAGCCATCGAAAAGGCCATCAAGGACGTCGAAGACGTGCTGCGCGACGGCGACAAGGAAGTCATCACCGCCAAGACCGAAGCACTCTCTGCTGCAGCCCAGAAGCTGGGTGAAAAGATGTACGCCCAGCAACAGGCTGAAGCTGGCGCTGCCGGTGCCGCCGGTGGTGCAGCAGGCGCTCAGCCGCAAGGTGAAAAGACGGTTGAAGGCGATGTGGTTGATGCCGAATTCACGGAAGTGAACAAGGACAAGAAGGCTTAA
- the dnaJ gene encoding molecular chaperone DnaJ encodes MSKRDFYEILGVNRDASEDEIKKAYRKQAMKHHPDRNPDNPAAEEKFKEAKEAYEILSDGQKRAAYDQYGHAGVDPQSGMGGGFGGGGGGFADAFGGIFDEIFGGRAGGGGGGRSNIYRGADLRYNLEITLEQAAHGTETKIRIPTMEVCEPCNGSGAKAGTQPKTCPTCQGSGQVRLQQGFFSIQQSCHKCHGTGRFIADPCKSCGGAGRIKQHKTLAVKIPAGVDEGDRIRLAGEGEHGVNGGPPGDLYVQIHLKQHAVFTRDHNDLHCEMPISFTTAALGGEIEIPTLDGAAAIKIPAETQSGRVFRLRGKGIKGVRSHTHGDLMCHVVVETPVNLTDRQKELLKELEESSRENNASHNPRAKSWMDKVKEFFGD; translated from the coding sequence ATGTCAAAACGCGATTTTTACGAAATTCTTGGCGTCAACCGCGACGCCAGCGAAGACGAGATCAAGAAGGCCTATCGCAAGCAGGCCATGAAGCACCACCCCGACCGCAACCCGGACAATCCGGCGGCGGAGGAAAAATTCAAGGAAGCCAAGGAAGCCTACGAAATTCTTTCGGATGGCCAGAAACGCGCGGCCTACGACCAGTACGGCCATGCCGGCGTTGACCCGCAGTCCGGCATGGGCGGCGGCTTCGGTGGTGGTGGCGGTGGATTTGCCGATGCCTTTGGCGGCATTTTCGATGAAATCTTCGGTGGCCGTGCAGGTGGCGGCGGCGGTGGCCGCTCGAACATCTATCGTGGCGCCGACCTGCGCTACAACCTTGAAATCACGCTCGAACAGGCTGCTCACGGGACGGAAACCAAGATTCGCATTCCGACCATGGAAGTCTGCGAACCGTGTAATGGCAGCGGCGCCAAAGCCGGCACCCAGCCTAAAACCTGCCCGACCTGCCAGGGCTCCGGCCAGGTTCGCCTGCAGCAGGGCTTCTTCTCGATCCAGCAAAGTTGCCACAAGTGTCACGGCACCGGTCGCTTCATTGCCGACCCCTGCAAATCGTGTGGCGGCGCCGGACGCATCAAGCAGCACAAGACGCTGGCCGTCAAGATTCCGGCAGGTGTCGACGAGGGCGATCGCATCAGGCTGGCCGGCGAAGGCGAACATGGCGTCAATGGTGGCCCGCCGGGCGATCTTTACGTCCAGATTCACCTCAAGCAGCACGCCGTGTTCACCCGTGATCACAACGACCTGCATTGTGAAATGCCGATTTCCTTCACCACCGCAGCACTCGGTGGCGAGATCGAAATCCCGACGCTGGACGGTGCCGCAGCGATCAAGATTCCGGCCGAAACGCAATCCGGTCGTGTCTTCCGCCTGCGCGGCAAGGGCATCAAAGGTGTCCGCAGCCACACGCACGGCGATCTAATGTGTCATGTCGTGGTCGAAACGCCGGTCAATCTCACCGACCGTCAGAAGGAGTTGCTTAAGGAGCTGGAAGAATCCAGCCGCGAGAACAACGCCAGCCACAACCCACGCGCCAAATCATGGATGGACAAGGTCAAGGAATTTTTCGGCGACTGA
- a CDS encoding ABC transporter substrate-binding protein: MRLLKRLITVGTIAFSALGWAADPGITDSTITLGMSAPFSGPTGAYGIDMRQTIQTYFEHINKTGGIHGRKLELVALDDGYETDRTLANTKTLIGEKHAFALLAYYGSSPTTEAMNTVFGPAKVPLVGTISGATSLRESTTSNPNARYMFNVRASYADETEAIVNQLVSLGLKNIAVFYQNDGFGKSGLDGVTAALKKHNLTPSAVGTVERNSLDVSKAIEPITKANPQAVVMVTLYKPTAAFVKGMKKIGQNPMFMTLSPVGTEQLVQELGPDARGIGISQVAPYPWNDVVPVVREYQKLLSKPGTNSYYGIEAFITAKTMVEGLRRAGKDLSREKLMAALEGMNNVDLGGYRINYGPSNRLGSRFVELTVIGAGGKVLK; the protein is encoded by the coding sequence ATGCGACTACTGAAGCGGCTCATCACCGTTGGCACAATCGCCTTTTCAGCACTGGGCTGGGCCGCTGATCCGGGCATCACCGACAGCACCATCACCCTCGGCATGTCAGCCCCCTTTTCCGGCCCGACCGGTGCCTACGGCATTGACATGCGCCAGACCATCCAGACCTACTTTGAGCACATCAACAAGACCGGCGGCATCCATGGCCGCAAGCTTGAACTGGTTGCCCTCGATGATGGCTACGAAACAGACCGGACTCTGGCCAACACCAAAACCCTGATTGGTGAAAAACACGCTTTTGCCCTGCTCGCCTATTATGGCTCGAGCCCGACCACCGAAGCCATGAACACCGTTTTCGGCCCCGCCAAGGTTCCGCTGGTCGGCACGATTTCGGGGGCCACATCGCTGCGTGAAAGCACGACCAGCAACCCGAATGCCCGTTACATGTTCAACGTGCGCGCCAGTTACGCCGACGAAACCGAAGCCATCGTCAATCAGCTTGTTTCGCTCGGCCTGAAGAATATTGCCGTGTTTTACCAGAATGACGGCTTCGGCAAGTCCGGTCTGGATGGCGTGACCGCAGCACTCAAGAAACACAACCTGACACCTTCGGCCGTTGGCACCGTCGAACGCAACTCGCTTGATGTCAGCAAAGCAATTGAGCCGATCACCAAAGCCAATCCGCAGGCCGTGGTAATGGTCACGCTCTACAAACCAACCGCGGCTTTCGTCAAAGGCATGAAGAAAATCGGCCAGAATCCGATGTTCATGACGCTTTCTCCGGTCGGCACCGAACAACTTGTCCAGGAACTCGGCCCGGACGCCCGTGGCATCGGCATTTCGCAGGTTGCTCCCTACCCGTGGAACGATGTCGTTCCGGTCGTCCGTGAATACCAGAAGCTGCTCAGCAAGCCCGGCACGAACTCCTACTACGGGATCGAAGCCTTCATCACGGCCAAGACGATGGTCGAAGGCTTGAGACGTGCCGGCAAGGATCTGAGCCGTGAAAAACTGATGGCGGCACTGGAAGGCATGAACAATGTCGATCTGGGTGGATACCGGATCAATTACGGCCCCAGCAACCGGCTTGGCTCGCGCTTTGTCGAACTGACCGTGATCGGCGCTGGCGGCAAGGTCTTGAAGTAA
- the cysS gene encoding cysteine--tRNA ligase — protein MLKIYNSLKREKQLFTPIEPNKVRMYVCGMTVYDYCHLGHARVMVVFDMVYRWLKTSGYDVTYVRNITDIDDKIIRRAAENGETILQLTDRFIACMHEDADALGVLRPDHEPRATEFVPEMLDLIDKLQARGLAYQAQDGDVNYAVRKFEGYGKLSGKSLDDLRAGERVEVDSAKQDPLDFVLWKHAKPGEPAWESPWGSGRPGWHIECSAMSSKLLGNHFDIHGGGQDLQFPHHENEIAQSEGAHECSFVNYWMHNGFVRVDNEKMSKSLGNFFTIRTVLETYDAEVVRFFILRAHYRSPLNYSDAHLDDARRSLDSLYFALRDVPPAAVDIDWTHDFAARFAAALNEDFDSHGAISVLFELAGEVNRQRSAELSGLLKALGRVIGLLERDPVAYLQGGPVAEGGLDEAAIEAMIADRAAAKQARNFAEADRLRDVLKEAGIVLDDSPQGTSWRRA, from the coding sequence ATGCTCAAAATTTACAATTCCCTCAAGCGGGAAAAACAACTCTTTACCCCGATCGAACCTAACAAGGTTCGCATGTATGTTTGCGGGATGACCGTCTATGATTATTGCCATCTCGGGCACGCCCGGGTCATGGTTGTTTTCGACATGGTTTATCGCTGGTTGAAGACTTCCGGTTACGACGTGACGTATGTCCGGAACATTACCGACATCGATGACAAGATTATTCGCCGGGCTGCCGAAAATGGCGAAACGATTCTTCAACTGACCGATCGTTTCATTGCCTGCATGCATGAAGATGCCGATGCGCTGGGTGTGCTGCGTCCGGACCACGAGCCGCGGGCTACCGAATTCGTTCCGGAAATGCTCGACCTGATCGACAAGTTGCAGGCGCGTGGCCTGGCCTATCAGGCGCAGGATGGCGATGTGAATTACGCCGTTCGCAAGTTCGAGGGGTACGGCAAGCTGTCCGGCAAATCGCTCGATGATTTGCGGGCTGGCGAGCGGGTCGAGGTCGATTCTGCCAAGCAGGACCCGCTCGATTTCGTGCTCTGGAAGCATGCCAAGCCAGGCGAGCCGGCTTGGGAGTCACCGTGGGGCAGTGGGCGGCCGGGTTGGCACATCGAGTGCTCGGCGATGAGCTCGAAATTGCTCGGCAATCATTTCGATATTCATGGTGGCGGCCAGGATCTGCAGTTCCCCCATCACGAAAATGAGATTGCCCAGTCGGAAGGCGCGCATGAGTGCTCTTTCGTCAATTACTGGATGCATAACGGCTTTGTCCGGGTCGACAACGAAAAAATGTCGAAATCGCTCGGCAATTTCTTCACGATTCGTACCGTGCTTGAAACCTACGATGCCGAAGTGGTGCGTTTCTTCATTCTGCGCGCTCATTACCGGAGTCCGCTGAATTATTCCGATGCGCATCTCGATGATGCGCGGCGCAGTCTGGATAGCCTGTATTTTGCTTTGCGCGATGTGCCGCCTGCCGCGGTCGACATCGACTGGACGCATGATTTCGCAGCTCGTTTTGCTGCAGCCCTGAATGAGGATTTCGATTCGCACGGCGCTATTTCGGTTCTTTTCGAACTGGCCGGTGAGGTCAATCGTCAGCGCAGCGCCGAGCTTTCCGGTCTGCTCAAGGCTTTGGGGCGCGTGATCGGCCTGCTTGAACGGGATCCGGTGGCTTATCTGCAGGGTGGTCCGGTGGCTGAAGGCGGTCTGGATGAGGCCGCGATCGAGGCCATGATCGCCGATCGTGCTGCCGCCAAGCAGGCACGCAATTTCGCCGAGGCCGATCGTTTGCGCGATGTCCTGAAAGAAGCAGGCATCGTGCTGGACGACAGTCCGCAAGGAACAAGCTGGCGACGCGCCTGA
- a CDS encoding tetratricopeptide repeat protein — MTSKILPQPRFQQLKTLRALAIGLAIGFAAPSFADNLPEVQRLIKQGQYPQALEKVDAYLSSRPKDAQGRFLKGLIFTEMNKLPEAVGVFTKLTEDYPELPEPYNNLAVLYAQQKQYDKARTALEMAIRTHPSYAIAYENLGDIYAKLASQAYDKALQLDNSNATTQNKLALIRDLITTSSKPGSKPQAASAPVAAAPAPAPVAAAKPATPTAAPTASVVSSTPGAASTSSAAPVKTAESKPAPVAEPARADSANDDVAKAVAAWASAWSRKDMRAYLGAYAADFNTPKGVSRKVWESEREDRIAGKSGKISVTYDTPQISVNGDKATAKFRQHYQATNLSTSTTKTLVLVRSGNKWLIKEENSR, encoded by the coding sequence ATGACCTCGAAAATCCTGCCCCAGCCCCGCTTTCAGCAGCTCAAGACGCTGCGTGCACTGGCTATTGGCTTGGCCATCGGCTTTGCCGCGCCATCCTTTGCCGACAACCTGCCGGAAGTCCAGCGACTGATCAAACAAGGCCAATATCCGCAGGCGCTCGAAAAAGTGGATGCCTATCTGAGCAGCCGTCCGAAAGACGCTCAAGGCCGCTTCCTGAAGGGTCTGATCTTCACCGAAATGAACAAGCTGCCGGAAGCCGTCGGCGTATTCACCAAGCTGACCGAAGACTACCCGGAGCTCCCGGAGCCGTATAACAACCTGGCCGTTCTTTACGCCCAGCAGAAGCAATACGACAAAGCCCGCACAGCACTTGAAATGGCCATAAGGACTCATCCTTCCTACGCCATCGCCTACGAAAACCTGGGTGACATTTACGCCAAGCTGGCCAGCCAGGCTTATGACAAGGCACTCCAACTCGACAATTCGAATGCCACGACGCAAAACAAACTGGCGCTGATTCGCGACCTCATCACAACATCCAGCAAACCGGGCAGCAAACCGCAAGCGGCAAGCGCACCGGTCGCCGCAGCGCCGGCACCCGCCCCCGTCGCAGCGGCCAAGCCTGCCACACCGACTGCAGCACCAACGGCCAGCGTCGTTTCAAGCACCCCGGGTGCCGCATCGACGTCCTCTGCCGCACCGGTCAAGACAGCCGAAAGCAAGCCGGCGCCGGTTGCCGAGCCAGCCCGTGCCGACAGCGCCAACGATGATGTAGCCAAGGCTGTTGCTGCCTGGGCCAGCGCCTGGTCGCGCAAGGACATGCGCGCCTACCTGGGGGCCTATGCGGCCGATTTCAACACCCCCAAGGGTGTCAGCCGCAAGGTCTGGGAAAGCGAACGCGAAGACCGTATTGCAGGCAAGTCCGGCAAGATTTCCGTGACCTACGACACGCCGCAGATCTCGGTCAATGGCGACAAGGCAACGGCCAAGTTCCGCCAGCATTACCAGGCAACCAACCTGAGCACCTCGACCACCAAGACACTGGTTCTCGTCCGCTCGGGTAACAAGTGGCTGATCAAGGAAGAAAACTCTCGTTGA
- a CDS encoding L,D-transpeptidase family protein produces the protein MADQGRKLSLMQGRKLISIWLATCLAGFMPAGQSFAKDIAGNNPQRSGQSLPVTVSDAGPEAQLARIFKEIEGNRLNNALQQTEALLKQHPNYRLAHLIRGDLLLARTKPIQTFGALSDAPSDKVADLRGEAIARLKGYREKPEASFIPRYLLQMPADQRFAIVVDTKRSRLYVYENDVANGGRPRFVADYYVTQGKLGAEKLSEGDKKTPIGVYHVTANLPKQKLADLYGSGAFPINYPNEWDKRQGRGGSGIWLHGTPSDTFARPPRASDGCVVLTNQDLEAVAKNLQVGLTPVIISNSVEWLSLDDWNKERNDLNKTIDAWRADWESRDTERYLKHYSKRFKSAEQNFDQFAAQKRQVNAGKEWIKVKLDKLSVFRNPGKEEVVVVTFDQDYRSNNLNNQMKKRQYWLREDGKWKIIYEGSA, from the coding sequence GTGGCTGATCAAGGAAGAAAACTCTCGTTGATGCAGGGCCGCAAGTTAATCAGTATCTGGCTGGCAACCTGCCTGGCCGGCTTCATGCCGGCTGGGCAATCCTTCGCCAAGGACATCGCTGGAAATAATCCGCAACGCAGCGGACAAAGTCTTCCGGTCACCGTCTCGGATGCCGGTCCGGAAGCGCAACTGGCCAGGATTTTCAAGGAAATCGAAGGAAATCGCCTGAACAATGCGCTTCAACAGACCGAAGCCTTGTTGAAGCAGCATCCCAACTATCGCCTGGCTCACCTGATCCGGGGCGATTTGTTGCTGGCCCGAACAAAGCCGATCCAGACTTTTGGCGCCTTGAGCGATGCGCCCAGCGACAAGGTCGCCGACTTGCGCGGCGAGGCCATTGCTCGCCTGAAGGGATACCGGGAGAAGCCGGAAGCCAGCTTCATTCCCCGCTACCTCCTGCAAATGCCGGCCGACCAGCGTTTTGCCATCGTCGTCGACACCAAGCGCTCGCGCCTTTACGTCTATGAGAACGATGTCGCAAACGGCGGACGCCCGCGGTTTGTCGCTGACTATTACGTCACCCAAGGCAAGCTGGGTGCAGAAAAACTGTCTGAAGGCGACAAGAAAACACCGATCGGGGTTTATCACGTCACGGCCAATCTGCCCAAGCAAAAACTGGCTGACCTTTATGGCAGCGGCGCTTTTCCGATCAACTATCCCAATGAGTGGGACAAGCGGCAGGGACGGGGCGGCAGCGGCATCTGGCTGCACGGCACACCGTCCGATACTTTTGCTCGTCCGCCGCGCGCCTCCGATGGCTGTGTCGTACTGACCAACCAGGACCTCGAAGCTGTCGCCAAGAACCTTCAGGTTGGCCTGACGCCCGTCATCATCAGCAATTCGGTCGAATGGCTGTCGCTGGATGACTGGAACAAGGAACGCAACGACCTGAACAAGACCATCGACGCCTGGCGCGCCGATTGGGAAAGCCGCGACACCGAACGCTACCTCAAGCATTATTCGAAGCGATTCAAGTCGGCCGAGCAGAATTTCGATCAGTTTGCCGCCCAGAAGCGCCAGGTCAATGCCGGCAAGGAATGGATCAAGGTCAAGCTCGACAAACTGTCGGTCTTCCGCAATCCGGGCAAGGAAGAAGTTGTCGTCGTCACCTTCGATCAGGATTACCGCAGCAACAATCTGAACAATCAGATGAAAAAACGCCAGTACTGGCTGCGCGAAGATGGCAAATGGAAAATCATTTACGAAGGAAGTGCCTGA
- a CDS encoding peptidylprolyl isomerase has product MLKKVSALAAGLLVSAIALAAPTVEMTTNLGKFTLELFPEKAPKTVEMFLYNAKHGFYEATVFHRVIDGFMIQGGGFNSSMEEKKTRTPALQNEATNGLTNDRGTVAMARTQDPHSARVQFFINLKDNDFLNHKTTGDPRGWGYAVFGKVVQGMDVVDKIAKVPTGNAGYYQNVPTTPVTIQNVKIISEK; this is encoded by the coding sequence ATGTTGAAAAAAGTATCCGCACTGGCAGCCGGCCTGTTGGTCTCGGCCATCGCCCTTGCAGCCCCGACCGTCGAAATGACGACCAATCTGGGCAAATTCACCCTCGAACTGTTTCCGGAGAAAGCACCGAAGACCGTTGAGATGTTCCTCTACAACGCCAAGCACGGCTTCTACGAAGCCACCGTTTTCCATCGTGTGATCGATGGCTTCATGATCCAGGGCGGCGGTTTCAATTCTTCCATGGAAGAAAAGAAAACCCGCACACCGGCCCTGCAGAACGAAGCGACCAATGGCCTGACCAATGATCGTGGCACGGTTGCCATGGCGCGCACCCAGGATCCGCACTCGGCCCGCGTCCAGTTCTTCATCAACCTGAAGGACAACGATTTCCTCAACCACAAAACCACCGGCGACCCGCGCGGTTGGGGCTATGCCGTATTCGGCAAGGTTGTCCAGGGCATGGATGTGGTCGACAAGATTGCCAAGGTGCCAACCGGCAACGCAGGCTATTACCAGAACGTTCCGACGACGCCTGTCACTATTCAGAACGTCAAAATCATCTCCGAAAAGTAA